ATATAACCTCCTTACAATAATTGACAGTGGCGGAGACATTTCAAAATACTTCCAGGACAAATCAGAAAACTATCTCCAAAAAGCTGTTGTAGACCAGAAAGGATTCCTTGAGACCCTTGCCTTACTGGCAGAATCATACGTAACTGCTTTTGTCGCAGGACCCCTGTTTATCATAATTCTTGGAGTTATGATGTCTGTCATGGGATCCGGATCTGACACCATGGTTTATGCCATCATCTACGCCGTGCTCCCAATCGGCTCTATCATGTTTGTAGTGATGATCAGCATTATTACACCCGGTGAACTTGCGGATCCTGAATTATTAAAGACAAGAGAAAACTTGGACCATGGAATTCCTGAAATTCCCGAGCATCTGCAGCCTGCTTTTGATGAAAATGGCAACCCACTTGAAGAATCGGAAGAAAATATTGCAGAAAGGGAAAACTACGAGAATTTTATCAAATCAAAAAAGAACTTAAAGTTAAAGGGATACATCAAAAACCCGGTAAAACCGTTTTTGGAAAATCCAGTTTATTCACTCGGAATTTTCGGACCCTTGGGTCTCATGGTTATGGTTCTTCCATTACTGCTGAACATAAGAACCCTGAACGGACCCGCTGAAATTGTTGATTTTGCAGATGATTACATTGTATTTGGCGCATTTTTGATGATACTACCATTAGCCATATTCTTTGAAATCAAATCCAGAAGGCTGAAAAAACTGGAACGAAGCGTCCCTGATTTGCTCAAAAGGCTTGCGAGCACAAACGAAACTGGAATGACCCTTCAGGAATCCATCAAACTCATTGCAAGAACCGAAACCGATGAAATCAGCAAGGAAGTACGGAAAGTCTGGAGAGATATTGATTGGGGACTGGGGATTAATGACGGATTGATTCGTTTTGCAAACCGTCTCCGGACACAGGTGGTATCCAGATCATTTACCCTGATTACCAAAGCAAATGAATCAAGCGGTGATATCGGGGAAGTGCTCAGGGTAGCCGCCAGGGATGCTGCTTCCGAACAGGATATGAAACGTGAACGTGCAATGAATATGATGATTTACATTGTCATCATCTATATTTCGTTCCTTGTTTTCGTAGGAGTCATCTACGTTATTTCCACAACATTCCTTACTGAAATGGCACGGGCAGGTGAACAAATATCATCATCCGGAGCAAGTGGTGGATTCATTACAAGTTTTAATCTTGAAGATTACACACGCCTTTTCAAACATGCAGCCCTAATTCAGGGACTGAGCTCAGGCCTGATGGCAGGTGCAATGGGTGAAGGAAGAATCCTCGCAGGACTGAAACATTCAATTATCATGATGACCTTTGCTTATGTCATATTTACTATGTTCATCTGATGAGGGAATATGAAAGTAGCAGGAATTGACGAGGCCGGAAAGGGGCCGGTTATCGGCCCGATGTGTATTGGAGGAGTTCTGACAGATGAAGAAAATCTCCATTCAATAAAGAATCTTGGAGTTGCGGATTCCAAAAAACTAAGCCCTAAACGAAGAGAAGATCTTTTTCTCAAAATTGAAAAATATGCATCAAAGACTTTTGTTCTCGAAATTAGTCCATCCCAAATAGATGAATTGCGGAAAATAATGACCATGAATGAGATTACGGTGATGGGTTTTTCAAAGGTTCTTGAAAACTTACAACCTGATACTGCATACGTGGATGCCGCAGATGTTAAGGCAGAGCGTTTCGGGAAAAAACTTACCGAAAGTTATACGGTAAATGTGAGAAAGCCACTTACGGTTGTTTCCGAACACAAAGCAGATGATAAGTACCCCATTGTTTCTGCCGCTTCTATTGTTGCAAAAGTAACTCGCGACAGGCGTATTGAAGAGCTTAAGAAAAGTATTGGAAAAGATTTTGGAAGTGGGTATCCATCTGACAGGAAAACAAAAGATTTTCTTGATAACTGGGTTAAAGAAAATGGAAGCCTGCCCGATTTTGTCCGCCATTCCTGGAAGACTGCCGAGCAGTGCCTGGAAAACAAATAATCACTTTATGTGTTCAACCATTGATTTGAACATCCTTGGGCTGGTGCTTGGGCCTGCCGACGCACGAAACATGAATCGGCAGACCGATTAAAGTAAATTTTGGCAGGCCCTCGCGTTGACGCACGATGCACCGGCAAAGATAGATTGTTTCCAGTTCTATATATAAGCTTCCGCTAATTTTCCAAAGTTATATATATTGATAATTATATCGCTTTTTTTAGAGAGGTTTTGACGGACCTCTACTAGTTGAAGGAAAGTACGAAACATGACAGAAGAAAACAAACAAACGGATAGCGTAAGCTTTGTAACGGCACGTGAAAAGCTCCTGAAAGCAATTCTTGACAATAGTAGTGAGACTCTTCTTTCCATGATAAAGGAACACGGAAAGGACAGTCAAAAGTATGTAATGACTGATCATATTTTCCAGGTCATTAAAAAGGAATATGAGTTCCTGAGAGAGAAGAGGAAGCTCCGGGAATTCTGCCATGAAAATGGCCTGAGTCCTCTTGTCATCCTCGCACATGTTGAAGAACTGCAGGAGCTGAAGGTATGAGCAAAGTACCTCCCACATTTCTTGAGTATATTGCAGAATGCGCTCAGGAATAGCTCGGTGCACTGGATTATGAAATCGTGAATGTACAGGAACAAGTCGACGCTGGTGACCGTGTCCTGAGTGTCGATCTCCGGATCCAGTTGGAGATGTGAGCATGTGGATCGAATTCCTGCCGGAATATATGGAAGTGGAGGAGCTGCCCCCTCTCACCATAGATCAGGCACTTCTGAGAATTGCGGAAAAGGTGAACGAGGCCACGAGGGGATCCCTGTGATGAGGAAGTGGACTGACGAGGAAACGGATACTTTGAAAGAGCTATATCAAAGCTCTCCGCTCAAGGTTTCGGAAATCGGGGAACAACTTTCCAGGACAAAGTACAGCATCTACGGAAAGGCCAGATCCTTGCAGATTCGCAGGTCTTCAATGAGGTTAAGGCGCCGTACGTACCAGAGCTCAAAGCTCACTGATTTTTCTGCAGGAGTGGAATAATGGCCCTGCAGCTTACCATGGAAGAAGCTGAGAGGTGGGCCGAGCTTCGGAACTTCAGCGCAAGAAGTTCCAGGAAAACCTCTCCTAAAAGAAAGGCAAAAGCACTCAAACTATACCATGTTTTCAACGGTAAAAAAAGGCGAGTGTGTGAGGAAATGCACATGAGTGTCGTTACTCTCAACAACATCCTCAAGGAAGAGGGGATCCAGTGACTGAGCTCAGAGCCTGCATTACTACTCCTACTACTGTGCAAACAAACAGGATCCGGGGATATTCCCTGGATATCCTTTCTGAATTACAGAACACCGTCTTAACCGGCCCCGAAATTGCAGGAAAAATAGATCGAGGATATGCGTACACTAAAGTCTATCTTTATCGCTTGTACAATTATGGATGCATAGATCGGATCGAAAGATGGAGCTGGAAAATCACTCCGCTTGGCACTGAAATACTCTCTACTAATACTAATACTAAACTTGGTAACAGAAGAGTAACAGAAAAGGAACAGAAGAGTAACAGAAGAGTAACAGAAGAGTCCAATAAATCTTACACAACCGATTCCTCAAGACAACTCAATCTTTCCCTCTATACCTCCGATCCGGATGTCACAGAGCCAGAGAGAGTAGTAGTACTGGCACTGGCCAGTCACTATGAGAAAACTGGCGAGAAATACCGGTACTTCAGAGACATGTATGACTTCTGCGAACAGATCGAGATCTCAGCCGTAGGTATCAATGAACTTCTTGCCAAGCTCAAGCAGGAAGGAGTGATCTACATTCGGCAGGAGAAAATGCTTGGAATGTGGAAAATAGGTTTAAAAGTTAACTTTGTAGAACGCTTAACAATGTGTTGAGGGGAACGGGGTTTTAACATGTATTTGTACTACGATGAATTCTTAGAAGAATGTGCAGCGAGGGATCTTGTTCCTCAAACCATCGCAACGTATCGAAGCAATGTAGGCCTTTTTCTCCTGCACTTAACGCAGAATGGAAAAGATCCTCTGGATATCCAGATGAGCGATTTGCGTTCATTCCTGGTATATCTCAAAAATATGGATTATACCGTCGGGCGCCAGAGACGCAAGGGAGTTGCTCCGGCAACCCTCAAGGCCTATTTTACAGCGATATCCTCTTTCTATGACTTCCTTGTGTGGGAAAAATACATAGACTCAAACCCTGTGCCGATGTTCCGGAAAAGATACCTCAAGATCAAACTGCAGAGAGGAGGAGAAAATAGCAGGCAAGTTGTCAGCATTCCCGTGATGATGGAACTCCTGGAACGTGCTCTTCTTGAGAAAGATATTGTAGCCTGGGCCTACATGTTCTTTTCAGCCAAAACAGGAATGCGTAAAGGAGAGCTCCTTGCAATGAATCTCGCAGATCTGGATCTTGAGAAAATGGAATTCATAGTTCCTGGAAAAGCCAAAAGGACAAACCGTCGGGGATTCCTGGATGCTGAAACTGCCTATGTACTGCATCAATATCTGGAATGGAGAGAACCACGGGCAAGGGTTGACGATGCACTCTGGATATCTCCTGAAGGTTTCCGGATGAGCCGAAACGGACCTTATGACCTGGTCACTTATTACGCACAGCTTATTGGCATACATAATCCAGACGGGCCACTTATCCAGAAGTTCACTCCGCACTGTTTCAGGCATTTCTTTACAACTCACTTGAGACGTGCAGGCATGTCCCGCGAGTTCCGGATGGAGCTCCGGGGAGATGTCACCACAAAAGCCATGGATGACTATGACGACATCGAAACCGAAGAGCTTAGGCAGGCATACCTGCAGTATATTCCAAAGCTCTTGAGAATCGATTCAAAGCAGAGCACATTGATACCATTTGCCCAGGAGGTGAGCTATGTCAATCCAGTTGGAGCTCTCGGAAGATGAAGCCAGAAAATTGCATCTGATTCTGCTAGGTACAAGCTACGGTTTCTTACTTGCAAGACGTGACCATTATTTCCAATTTGTAAACAGAATTGCCAAACGTCTTGATCAGAAATTATCCCCCTGACAGGATCCTATCAATCTGATAGTTTCTGATGAAAATTGATATAAAATTTTTTACCTTTGTGTTCCGACCTCAATCGGAACACCGTTTTTTACAATGTTATTTTTGGGGTTAATTATCGTTATTTTCGATATCTACAAAAGTACAAGTCATCAATTTGACTCTTGTATGGTACTTGCACTAGACTTGCAGAAACAAATTCTTGACTTGTACCTGGATGGAAAGAAAGCATACGCTATTTCCCAGGAACTTAAAATCAATTACAGGACTGCGAAAAAGTACACTGATCGCCTTGACCTTGTAATGGCCGAGATCAGGACAGCTGTTGTATGTTGTATTTTCGATGAAATCAGAAAAAACCCTGAAAATTTCGTTGATTATTACATGCAAGTGCAAGACATGCAGGAGGAAAATACATGAAACAATTACCTGCCACAACTGAACAGGTTGAAAGGCCCAATGCTTCCACTGCAATGGTAGAAGACATCAAGAATAATTTTGGCATTGATGTGGGGGAAATTGCCGGATCCATTGCCAGGGATTACGTGAAAGAGAACGTCTTTGGAAGGAAGAGCACCACGCCTGCAGGCCGGTCCAAGTTTGCAAAGGCCTTGTTTGGGATATCCGAGTTCTTCAGGTCTGTCTGGTGGGTTCCTGCAGCGGCCTATGCTGCCATGATGCTGGTTGTGATTGCTGTCAGGCTTCTGGCTAATATTGCAGGTGTTGAAGTATGACCTTCCATGAAGCAAAAGTATAGCTCTCCGTGATGACACTCTGTTTCCTGGGAGGAATTCTTGTGGGGTTGAGTCTATGAATCGAATGGGGCTAATGCTGATTGTCGCATTTATTTGCGGAATGTAGACAGGGATAATGCTGGGAGTATGTCTATGAGCGATGATGAGGCGGATTTACTGTACTACTTCATTGTGGTGCTTGTTATCGTTTTGTTTTTGATTGGAGGGAAGCTATGAAGAAAGAAAAAGTATGCCTGACAGAAACTCAGATGGAGCATATAATTGACGCTGCCAGGAATGAGCCGGGGGCATGTCCCAAGGCCAAGGATTTTGTCGAGAGCTTCAGGCCTACAAAAGAAAGCAATATTGTCCTGCAGGCAGTTGACAGGCATCTCGAAAAGAAAGCAAAAAAGCTAATCAGAGACTTCCAACGCTGGTTTTAATGTTGTTCAACATTGTTATTGGGGTTAAATATCATTATTTTTGTTAAGTTTTTATTCTGATTTTCCCCTCTCGAAATTGAGACCTGGTAAAATCCAGGGAGGAATTTCATGGCAAAAAAAGGCATGAATAAAGGATTACGCAAAGCGCAGTGCGTCCGGAAAAAGAAAGCACAGGGTAAATCCCTGGCGCAAGCCCGGAAGATCTGCAAGGTCAAGGGGGCCAAGAAAAGATGAATCAGAGTGAAATGGAAGTCAAGATCCTTGCCTTAGAGGAAAGGGTTGCAGCACTCGAAGGAAAAGCAGACGAACCCGTCACAGTCGATGTAGACAAGATCCTCGAGGAGGGTAAGTAATGGCACGCAGACCAATCGGAATAAGTGCAAAATGGCTGAAATACTTCCCACAGCTTGCCGCTGTCTATGCATTTTATGAGTATTATGCGGCTGTTGGAGTGGAAGGTATCAAGGCAGACCTGGAAGCTCTCACATTTGAAGGAATCAAAGCACAGGCACAGAATATTCTTTCAGGGCTTGCAGCATTCCTCATCGGTGATGTAATCGCTTCAAGAGTGAAAGACAAGTACATCAAAACAATTGTAAGGACAATTGCCTACTACGTAGGTGCAAAGCAGATTGCAGGAGCACTTGACGCAGGATCTACCGTATCCCGTCAGGTAGAAGCAACAAAGCCGGCAGTAACACACGGAGGCCCGGCAATATCAAACGCTATCAGGGGGTACTAAGTAAATGGGATTCACTACAATAGCATTCTACGAATCAAGAGCAGGCACAACCGCACTCAGCAATGTTGCAGGCCTTGAAGATACGCATGTTGCCGTAAATGGTGACAACATCACCGTACCGCCAAGATGGAACCAGCTCATAGCTGCATGGGGTGGAATGAGCAATGCAACAGATGTACTTGTAGCAGCTCGTCTTTCCTCACCATCCTTGCGTAAGACATCCCTGGTGGACCTTGCAAACCTTGAGGCAATCGCTGCAGGTGGAGCACTCCAGCCAAGCTCTCCAACTCCTATTGACATCTTCCTGCAGAGAGCTGTACAGCTCGTTTCAGGGGAATTCCTGAACTATCTGCAGGCATCAGATGGTACTACAGCTGCTAACCTCTGTACTGCTGTTGTGTTCCTGGGAGATGGAAATTATGGCAATCCGTATGCTGGGAGGCCTATCCAGACTGTCAGGGCTACTTCATCCACAACCCTTACAGCAAACAAATGGTCTGCATGCACACTGACACTTGATCAGCAGCTGGAGTCCGGAAGTTATGCAATCGTGGGAATGAGAGCTCAGTCTGCAGGCGCAAAGGCTGCCAGGCTTATTATGCAGGAAACTCCTGCACGTCCTGGCTGTATTGCCTATGACAGCAACGCTGACATTGAACACCCAATGTTCCGCAACGGAAACCTTGGTGTATGGGGTACTTTCGTGCACACTGCAATCCCTCAGGTTGAATTCCTGAGTTTGTCTGCAGACACCAGCGAGACTGTATTCCTGGACATTGTGAAGATAGGCTAAGCCTATCTTTTTTCCTTTTCCGGAGGCAAAGCCATGGGGAAGAAACCAATCGTGTGGAGTCGTCCGGATTCCTCTGGGAAACGGACGGACATCACCTCTGAAAGGACAAATTTGTCCAGGAAACAAAAGGAAGCACTGGCCAACGGCGGAAGTGTCAAAAGGAAACAGAAAACAGAGGACACTGCTCCTGTAACTTCCGGTCCAGCTTCAAGCTCCGGAAGCTCCGGCAAAGAGTATGTTTTCGAATTCTCAAGGCCTATCAGCTCACGGGCTGCAAAGTATGCAGGCAAGCTGGCGAAGCTCCTTGGAGGGAAACAGGCCTACATTGAGGACCAGACAAAGCTAGTGGTGGTGATGTAAATGGTTGCACCTGTTGTCATTGGAGCCGGCGCAATGGCCTTAGTGAGGCTCATAGCATGGCTCTCATCAGCCGTTCTCATCACATCCTATGTCAGGGATATCCTGACAAAGGAACCCGGAGAAGACGTTGAAATAAGCCGTGATGATGTAGTCGAGAAAATCCTTGATAATCCGGATTTAACTGAGGAACAAAAGGAAAAAGCTCTCCTGGAATACCTGAAGATCTCAGGCTCCGGAGGCGGTGGCCTTGAGGAATATGCAAAATACATTCCAGTAGCCGTTGCTGGATTTGTGGCCATCTCGATTTTTAGGAGGTAAAGATATGCTAGATGCTGAATTCTGGTTAAGGGTTGCACAGATACTCGGTGTGCCTGTGGTGGTTGCTGCGTATTTCATGTATCGGGATTACAAGTTCAATCAGAAACTGGTTGAAACACTGACAAAAATCAGCACAACGCTGGAGCTTGTTCATAAGAAGGAGAACTGATCATGGTATACAAACCACGAGCATTCAATGTAACAACCGATCCGGAAATGGCTGTAAACCCGGATCCTGATCGTGACGTTGTCGTCATCACGAACCTGTCCGGGGCTACAATCTACTGGGGCGTGGATCCGGAGCTCAGCACTGCCAACGGTGCGCCTATCTTCAATAATGGAAGGGCTGAGTTTTCCCGGGAGAATGGAAGGGATCCCAGGATTGCCAGGTATCTGGTAATAGGCTCTGGCTCCGGAGACGTCAGGATCGATGAAGAAAGCACAGGAGAATGATTATGGGAACATATTCAGATCCTGCATTGATTCTGCCTGGAAGTGTTGACACTACCGGACTTGCTGATGATGCAGTTACAACTGCAAAAATAATAAATGATGCAGTGACAGCTGCCAAAATTGACACTCTGACAGAGGCATTAATTGATGCTGCAATGGGTGGAGATGTCCCGGTGATCTCCTCCGATTCCTTTGTTGGAAACAATACTCAGAATCGTGCTATTCCGCATGGTCTTGGTCGAACTCCAAAAATGGTACTAATCCGGGCGCAGGACAGAGGGTGGAATCAGGTACAGCTAAATGGTGGGGCTCGAATACATTATCAAGATACAGTTAACCAAAGCGTTCGCAGTGTTACCGCACCAGATTCAACTAATTTCTATGTTGGTGATGGTGTAGACTATGCCATATCTTGTAACTCATCTTCCCATACTTGGGAATGGATAGCAATTGGGTGATTTTAAATGAAGTACTGGAGAAAACCAGACGGGACATGTGGAACTTACGATGATGACGGCTTTGTCCCTGATTCAGAGGAAGTTGACCAGGCTACTTATGATGCCTGGGTAGCAGCTCAGCCAGTTCCGGAACCTGAGCCAGACCTGAAGGTTGAGTACAAAAAGCTCACAGATGACAATGCCAGAATCAAATTCATTGCTAAGAAGCTTGGATTTGATGACTGAAAAGGTATACCTTTCTGCAGATGGGAAATATCGTTATTTTTAGGGTTAAATAATGATATTTCCGAATGTTTTTTTATTGTTGTATACAATGTTGTTGCATGCCTATTTTACAGCAGGGATCGGATGGTAAATTCACGGTCACAGTACCAAAGTCTTTTGTCGTTGCGAAGAACTGGAAAAAAGGTGACAAAATCGGTTTTTCAATCGTTGATGAAATAAACAGGCCACAGCCTGGAGATATCTACATCCGGAGAAATGCCAGCCGGTAAAAGTACGGTTGTGCAACCAGGAATACACAACCCTGGTAAAGTTGCCTATGCCAGGGTTTC
The window above is part of the Methanohalophilus levihalophilus genome. Proteins encoded here:
- a CDS encoding type II secretion system F family protein, translating into MTGPEEEKIDLPNPENAAGEDTSESDNEAALTSAPENKPKLKQKGSKKKFSFEQIKKKLKGKTKDPKQDSGESNLFHILQKIPFTLLGDRIRNRREKYASLELQLKQARVPTSYEMYVSSALFYSLVTAFVGMVIGLTLTYFVFVVFGLPEQLTNVRINESFAWLLVFRDVILGAFLVIFSVVFFGGITYALFMLYPSFQAGERKNEIDQQLPYAVTFMYALSKGGMNIIEVFRSLAKSENTYGEVSKEIDTILREMDYFGHDLRTAIANVSETTPSTRMQDLLYNLLTIIDSGGDISKYFQDKSENYLQKAVVDQKGFLETLALLAESYVTAFVAGPLFIIILGVMMSVMGSGSDTMVYAIIYAVLPIGSIMFVVMISIITPGELADPELLKTRENLDHGIPEIPEHLQPAFDENGNPLEESEENIAERENYENFIKSKKNLKLKGYIKNPVKPFLENPVYSLGIFGPLGLMVMVLPLLLNIRTLNGPAEIVDFADDYIVFGAFLMILPLAIFFEIKSRRLKKLERSVPDLLKRLASTNETGMTLQESIKLIARTETDEISKEVRKVWRDIDWGLGINDGLIRFANRLRTQVVSRSFTLITKANESSGDIGEVLRVAARDAASEQDMKRERAMNMMIYIVIIYISFLVFVGVIYVISTTFLTEMARAGEQISSSGASGGFITSFNLEDYTRLFKHAALIQGLSSGLMAGAMGEGRILAGLKHSIIMMTFAYVIFTMFI
- a CDS encoding tyrosine-type recombinase/integrase codes for the protein MYLYYDEFLEECAARDLVPQTIATYRSNVGLFLLHLTQNGKDPLDIQMSDLRSFLVYLKNMDYTVGRQRRKGVAPATLKAYFTAISSFYDFLVWEKYIDSNPVPMFRKRYLKIKLQRGGENSRQVVSIPVMMELLERALLEKDIVAWAYMFFSAKTGMRKGELLAMNLADLDLEKMEFIVPGKAKRTNRRGFLDAETAYVLHQYLEWREPRARVDDALWISPEGFRMSRNGPYDLVTYYAQLIGIHNPDGPLIQKFTPHCFRHFFTTHLRRAGMSREFRMELRGDVTTKAMDDYDDIETEELRQAYLQYIPKLLRIDSKQSTLIPFAQEVSYVNPVGALGR
- the rnhB gene encoding ribonuclease HII — protein: MKVAGIDEAGKGPVIGPMCIGGVLTDEENLHSIKNLGVADSKKLSPKRREDLFLKIEKYASKTFVLEISPSQIDELRKIMTMNEITVMGFSKVLENLQPDTAYVDAADVKAERFGKKLTESYTVNVRKPLTVVSEHKADDKYPIVSAASIVAKVTRDRRIEELKKSIGKDFGSGYPSDRKTKDFLDNWVKENGSLPDFVRHSWKTAEQCLENK